One Diceros bicornis minor isolate mBicDic1 chromosome 26, mDicBic1.mat.cur, whole genome shotgun sequence DNA segment encodes these proteins:
- the MPV17L gene encoding mpv17-like protein — protein MAGWWRALRRAARRHPWPTNVLLYAALFSAGDALQQRLRGGPADWRQTRRVATVAVTFHGNFNYVWLRLLERALPGRAPRAVLAKVLCDQAFGGPVALAAFYAGMSILQGEDDIFLDLKQKFWNTYKTGLIYWPFVQLINFSLVPVHWRTAYTGLCGFLWATFLCFSKQSGDGTLKSVFTFLHVKEANAVERPPEK, from the exons ATGGCGGGCTGGTGGCGGGCGCTGCGGCGCGCGGCCCGGCGCCACCCGTGGCCCACGAACGTGCTGCTCTACGCCGCGCTCTTCTCGGCCGGCGACGCGCTGCAGCAGCGGCTGCGGGGCGGCCCGGCCGACTGGCGGCAGACGCGGCGCGTGGCCACCGTGGCCGTGACCTTCCACGGCAACTTCAACTACGTGTGGCTGCGCCTGCTGGAGCGCGCGCTGCCCGGCCGCGCGCCGCGCGCCGTCCTGGCCAAGGTGCTGTGCGACCAGGCGTTCGGCGGGCCCGTGGCGCTCGCGGCCTTCTACGCAG GTATGAGTATTCTCCAAGGAGAGGATGACATATTTTTGGACctgaaacagaaattctggaataCATATAAG ACTGGACTGATATACTGGCCTTTTGTGCAG CTGATCAACTTCAGCCTTGTTCCAGTTCACTGGAGAACAGCTTACACTGGACTCTGTGGTTTCCTCTGGGCCACCTTCCTTTGCTTTTCAAAACAGAGTGGCGATGGCACATTGAAGTCAGTTTTCACCTTCCTTCATGTAAAGGAGGCCAACGCAGTTGAGAGGCCCCCAGAGAAATGA